A part of Acropora palmata chromosome 6, jaAcrPala1.3, whole genome shotgun sequence genomic DNA contains:
- the LOC141883795 gene encoding uncharacterized protein LOC141883795 yields MLRANHDQIARITGCKPKVISRGKEPVKIMNADGKLVDCPGVGFDTGNTAGTGISAALVTALNLDDKIDIRDRRSFEGVGRDNNGNPITGECNTIMINVKIRDMWLTGKALYGMPPGNIHLLIGTDIIDLLGQKDFKLGK; encoded by the coding sequence GATGCAAGCCCAAGGTGATTTCACGTGGGAAAGAACCTGTGAAGATCATGAATGCAGATGGGAAATTGGTAGATTGTCCAGGTGTGGGTTTTGACACTGGAAACACAGCTGGAACAGGTATCTCTGCTGCCCTTGTGACAGCACTCAACCTTGATGACAAAATTGATATAAGAGATAGAAGGTCCTTTGAAGGTGTAGGGAGAGATAATAATGGAAACCCAATCACCGGGGAATGCAACACCATCATGATTAACGTCAAAATCCGTGATATGTGGTTAACTGGAAAAGCACTTTATGGCATGCCACCTGGAAATATTCACCTCTTGATAGGGACAGATATTATTGATCTGTTGGGTCAGAAAGACTTTAAACTGGGAAAATAG